A window from Musa acuminata AAA Group cultivar baxijiao chromosome BXJ3-10, Cavendish_Baxijiao_AAA, whole genome shotgun sequence encodes these proteins:
- the LOC103968586 gene encoding vacuolar protein 8 translates to MEATLPADEGDELGRCRRLLASLSAAASDAQSFRSRWTSVSVAVARLSAALDDLPALPTNPLAADLLRSLAQTLAPALDLAAHCRSPEPPAARLRTQSDIAAASAALHQLAADADLLLRSGTLPEPPSPPPEAAGGSSRRELVRVEARSLVTRLQIGSSASRISALDSLLDLLREDDKNVVVVAAHGVVPALVRLLDSTAVAASCHEARDKAAAAIARISAVPSCRHLLLAEGATLLNHLARVLESEGGAAKEKACVALQTLTLTRENAIIIGSRGGIAALLEICRAGTPSAQATAAAVLKNLATVQELRQNFLEENGVPVLLRVLASGIPLAQENAVGCLCNLSAGEESQSIKLSIFKEGALECIKNYWEAGGSADDRNLEPAIGLLRNLASFRYIAEIIVTAGFLPLIIAALEDSKPGTRTEAAKSVAELGLVIRRTRKELGDAVSRLVRMLEAKAVEEKEAATRALASLMSFPGYQRLLRKEEKGIVNVVQLLDPLVLDFDKRYAISVLRSISQSRKCRKQMVAAGACGYLQRLVEMEVDGAKKLLENLGRGKILGVFPRT, encoded by the coding sequence ATGGAGGCGACGCTTCCCGCCGACGAGGGCGACGAGCTcggccgctgccgccgcctcctGGCCTCTCTgtccgccgccgcctccgacgCCCAGTCGTTCCGCAGCAGGTGGACCTCCGTCTCCGTCGCTGTCGCCCGCCTCTCCGCCGCTCTCGACGACCTCCCCGCACTCCCAACGAACCCCCTCGCCGCGGACCTCCTCCGCTCCCTCGCCCAGACACTCGCCCCAGCACTCGATCTCGCTGCCCACTGCCGCTCCCCCGAACCCCCCGCCGCCAGGCTCCGCACCCAGAGCGAtatcgccgccgcctccgcggcccTTCACCAGCTCGCTGCCGACGCCGACCTGCTTCTCCGCTCCGGTACCCTCCCCGAGCCACCTTCGCCGCCGCCGGAGGCGGCGGGGGGGAGCTCGCGCCGCGAGCTCGTCCGGGTGGAGGCCAGGAGCCTCGTGACACGCCTACAGATTGGGAGTTCCGCTTCGAGGATCTCCGCCTTGGATTCTCTTCTCGACCTACTCCGCGAGGACGACAAGAACGTCGTGGTCGTCGCCGCCCATGGGGTGGTACCGGCGCTGGTCCGCCTCCTTGACTCCACCGCGGTCGCCGCCTCCTGCCACGAGGCGAGGGACAAGGCTGCGGCGGCGATCGCGAGGATCTCTGCCGTGCCGAGCTGTCGCCATCTTCTGCTGGCTGAGGGCGCAACCCTCCTCAATCACCTCGCCCGCGTCCTCGAGTCCGAGGGCGGCGCCGCCAAGGAGAAAGCTTGCGTGGCCCTTCAAACCCTAACGCTGACCAGGGAAAATGCGATCATCATCGGGTCCCGCGGTGGAATCGCAGCACTCCTCGAGATCTGCCGCGCCGGAACACCCTCCGCCCAGGCTACCGCCGCTGCAGTGCTGAAGAACCTCGCCACAGTTCAAGAACTTCGACAGAACTTCCTGGAAGAGAACGGAGTCCCCGTCCTCCTCAGGGTTTTGGCCTCGGGGATTCCTCTTGCCCAAGAGAACGCTGTTGGTTGCCTCTGTAATCTATCAGCTGGCGAAGAATCACAGAGCATAAAGCTGTCTATCTTTAAAGAGGGGGCTTTGGAATGCATAAAGAACTACTGGGAAGCAGGCGGCAGTGCAGATGATCGAAATCTCGAGCCTGCAATCGGTTTACTAAGAAATCTGGCATCGTTTAGGTACATTGCTGAGATCATTGTCACTGCTGGCTTCCTTCCTCTCATTATTGCTGCACTGGAAGACAGCAAGCCAGGAACAAGAACGGAGGCAGCCAAGTCAGTCGCTGAATTGGGTTTGGTCATACGGAGGACGAGGAAGGAGCTTGGGGATGCCGTGTCTCGACTAGTCCGCATGTTGGAGGCCAAAGCTGTGGAAGAGAAGGAAGCTGCCACAAGGGCTTTGGCCTCACTCATGTCGTTCCCCGGATACCAAAGATTGTtaaggaaggaggagaaggggattgTAAATGTAGTGCAGCTCCTTGATCCCTTGGTCCTTGATTTCGATAAGAGGTATGCAATCTCGGTATTGCGATCAATTTCGCAGTCAAGGAAGTGCAGGAAGCAAATGGTGGCTGCAGGAGCTTGCGGGTACCTGCAGAGACTTGTGGAGATGGAGGTGGATGGAGCAAAGAAGCTTCTTGAGAACTTGGGAAGGGGAAAGATATTGGGGGTGTTTCCAAGAACTTAG